In Eremothecium gossypii ATCC 10895 chromosome V, complete sequence, the genomic stretch GTAGAATTGATATTGCATTGGAACTccaaaaaaaaaaaataattgGTTGCGAGGAGATTCGAACTCCTGCATCTTACGATACCTGAGTGTCCAACTGTAACAGCTGTAAGCATACACTTGAATCAGGCGCCTTAGACCGCTCGGCCACACAACCACTTTATTATCAGCTGCAAATTTCAGACATGGATAGTGGAGCTAAAGATGCTTATGATCAACATATGGAACGATGCATCTGTTATCCATACAACAGTTCTATAACATACAGAGTCTCAAGGTGAATAGAGCTACTTAGAGTAATGTAGGGCTACCCAATTACATAATCCTGCTGGTTTCGATGCGAATGAAACTTAATACTTGACACAAGCTACTAGAAATCAATTAATGTCGTTAATAAGCAATGAATACTTCGTGATTCCGAATCTTGAACTTATGGCAAACGCTTAATAAGTACTATCGATCTCACAAAGAGACGGAGGAGAAGGATACAATGACAAATGTGACAAAGTTGGAAGACTATAAACGACTGTGGTAAGCTACTATGGGGCTGCTTATGATCTACTTGACCAGCCAGAACGATGCCATGTGCAAGTTACTTAGAGGTGCAGGAGAGTTTGGGCATGACGAAGCGGAATCATTATTTTACTTATGAGTGCTTTGGGCTCTTGCCGCTAGTGCAACCTAGAATACTTACATGTCAGCTAGGACAACCAACGGGAGAAGCCTGTCGGACGAAAGTAATTAATATACAAGGACCGTTTCAAGCCGGAGACGGCATGCCGGGACTGGTGATGATAAAAACGCATATAGGAAGTTACTCATGGGCTGGATAACAGATCTAATTTGATAGGCTAACAGGTAAGCTACAAAGCGCGGCCCAAGTAAGTGCTTTATAAGCCACGTGACGCCGGCCTCCTCCAGCGATGAgtgggccatgacagcccaggagAATGAGGTAACACTGCAAGGGCGCAATAAGTATGGATTAAGAGCGACTGCTTATCGACTATTTACAGGACGGCTATCTAGCACTTCATTTGGAGGGGGGAACATAGCCGAGCTCAATGCGGCGGGCGCCCTGTTCCTCAAGCTTTGCCACCATCGCGTCGCGCTTTGAGTCGGACACACGCTTTTCCTTAAAGTACTTTATCCAACTCGTGACGCAGTTCTGGTGGAAGCTGTCCTCCTGTTTGCCGCAGTTACGACGTACCTGCGGCGTAGCTGTGGGATCAAGCGCATTTACGACGTTGATGGAATCAAGACACTCGAAATATGCATCCCGACTTTCCCAGCAGCGTTGCCGAGATGCCTTATCTGGCGCCCTTGTCTGGTCTTCTGCCGCCTTTGAACTATTGAACCAACCCATGATGTCGTTGTGTTGTGGCAGTATACATATTGTGTTGAATTGCAAGCTCTCAATCCACGCTTTTTGAACTGGTTATCACGTGGTTAGTATTTAAAAACATTTAACGATCTAGTTAACGTCTACATAAGGGCTCTATTCTACAACCGTTTGCAGCCATGGTTCTGCGAGTACCATGTTGCTTTGTAACCCCCGATAGCCCAGTGGCATATGTTGACATGTAAATGTTGTCAGCAAAGCGAACTATAGAACAGTAGGTACTGGCTCACACGGGACCGTGCTAAGCCTCAATATCGCAGATGTTAATTGCTGCGTTATGCAGCCCAAGGACGTCTCTCTCTGTTAGGTATGTCAGAGGACTATCCTGACAGCATCTAAATCTCTAGGTTTTATGGGTTTATTACTAATATACAACTTTATTTACAGGACATTGCTTAGTTCATAGCAATGGTGGTGACAGTTCTGTGGATGTCGGAAAGGTTGCCCCTGTTGTGGGTGTGCTCCAGGCTTCTCTTGGCGTTTCCGCCGGTAGAAAACACTTCAACGCGAGCCTTGGCACCCTTCTTTGCAGTGACGACACAGAAGTTCGCTCCACCAGCACCAGTGCTGCCGGAACCTTGGATCTCGTTCACGCCATTCACGCTTGG encodes the following:
- the COA6 gene encoding Coa6p (Syntenic homolog of Saccharomyces cerevisiae YMR244C-A), which produces MGWFNSSKAAEDQTRAPDKASRQRCWESRDAYFECLDSINVVNALDPTATPQVRRNCGKQEDSFHQNCVTSWIKYFKEKRVSDSKRDAMVAKLEEQGARRIELGYVPPSK